One part of the Vicugna pacos chromosome 20, VicPac4, whole genome shotgun sequence genome encodes these proteins:
- the ZNF322 gene encoding zinc finger protein 322, whose translation MYTSEERSTQRTQKRKIYHVCPQKGKKIFIRVHEITQIDDQIYQCLEREQNFCENLALIMCERTHTGEKPYRCDMCDKTFLQSSDLVSHQRIHSYEKPYKCSKCEKSFWHHLALSGHQRTHAGKKFYTCDICGKNFGQSSDLLVHQRSHTGEKPYLCSECDKCFSRSTNLIRHRRTHTGEKPFKCLECEKAFSGKSDLISHQRTHTGERPYKCNKCEKSYRHRSAFIVHKRVHTGEKPYKCGACEKCFGQKSDLIVHQRVHTGEKPYKCLECMRSFTRSANLIRHQATHTHTFKCLEYEKSFNCSSDLIVHQRIHMEEKPHQWSTCESGFLLGMDFVAQQKMRTQTEELHYKYSVCDKSFHQSSALLQHQTIHIGEKPYICNMGEKNLELSPPPVSEASQMSS comes from the coding sequence ATGTACACTTCAGAAGAGAGATCTACTCAGAGAactcaaaaaaggaaaatatatcatGTTTGCCCTCAGAAGGGTAAAAAGATTTTTATTCGTGTGCATGAGATTACTCAAATAGATGATCAGATATACCAGTGCCTTGAACGTGAGCAAAACTTCTGTGAAAACTTAGCTCTTATTATGTGTGAGAGAacccacactggagagaaaccttatagATGTGATATGTGTGATAAAACCTTCCTCCAAAGCTCAGATCTTGTTTCCCACCAGAGGATCCACAGTTACGAGAAACCTTATAAATGTAGCAAGTGTGAGAAGAGCTTTTGGCACCACTTAGCCCTTTCGGGACACCAGAGAACACATGCAGGTAAAAAATTCTATACGTGTGATATTTGTGGCAAGAATTTTGGTCAGAGCTCTGACCTGCTTGTCCACCAGCGAAGCCATACAGGCGAGAAACCGTATCTTTGTAGTGAGTGTGATAAATGCTTCAGCCGAAGTACAAACCTCATAAGGCACCGAAGAACTCACACAGGTGAGAAACCATTCAAGTGTCTGGAGTGTGAAAAAGCCTTCAGTGGCAAATCAGATCTTATTAGCCACCAGAGAACTCATACTGGTGAAAGGCCCTACAAGTGTAATAAGTGCGAGAAAAGTTACCGACACCGTTCAGCCTTCATTGTTCATAAAAGAGTTCACACTGGGGAGAAGCCCTACAAGTGTGGTGCCTGTGAGAAATGCTTTGGCCAGAAATCAGACCTTATCGTTCACCAGAGAGTCCACACAGGTGAGAAGCCGTATAAATGCTTGGAATGTATGAGAAGTTTTACTCGGAGTGCCAACCTAATCAGGCACCAGGCCACTCACACGCACACTTTTAAATGCCTTGAATATGAGAAGAGTTTCAACTGCAGTTCAGACCTTATTGTGCATCAAAGAATTCACATGGAAGAGAAGCCACATCAGTGGTCTACCTGTGAGAGTGGCTTCCTCCTAGGCATGGACTTTGTGGCCCAACAGAAAATGAGAACTCAGACAGAGGAGCTACACTATAAATACAGTGTGTGTGATAAAAGCTTCCACCAGAGCTCAGCCCTTCTACAACATCAGACAATCCACATCGGTGAAAAACCATATATCTGTAACATGGGTGAAAAAAATCTTGAGCTCAGCCCTCCCCCTGTATCAGAAGCCTCACAAATGTCTTCTTGA